AAAGCTTAGGGAGCGTCGTTTCAACTACATTTTAACCGTAGCAGCGATCTTCCCGATCTACTTTATGGCTGAACAGTATATAGGCGAAGGAGGCGGAGCCGTAGCCGTCATGGCATTCGGCCTAGCCATGGCGAACTTCAAGTATATAATGGAGAGGTTCGGCCTAGCCGGAGACGTATCCGTCGTCATACTGAGCTTGGATAAAGACCGCATCAGACAGTTTCACGAGGAGATAACGTTCTTCATAAAATCCTTCTTCTTCGTCTACATAGGGTTGATAGTCGAGCTGTCGGCTAAATACATGCTTGTCGGACTGGGTATAGTCGCCCTCTCAGCCGTCCTAAGATACGGGGTCGCCACGGCTGTAGGACGCTTACTCAAATTCTCGAAAGAGGAGCTCGTCCTATCTAGGTTCATATTCGCCAACGGCCTCCCAGCCCTCGTTATGTCGCAGCTTCCAATGATCTTCGACCCGGCTAGACAGTTCTTCCCCCACCCCGAGATATACCCAGACCTCTGCATGCCCGTCGTCCTAGGAACCGTACTCTACGGTGCTTTAGTCGGCCCTCTAGTCGCTAAAAGAAGGCTTATGAAGCATGAGGCGGAGGATGTGGATTTAAGCCCTACGGATACACCCACAGGCTCCCAGGCTTAAGCAGGCTTCGGAGAACCCCATCGTCCATGTCGCTTTTTATCCTTATTTAAAGGAAGATGTATAGGGAAGGGTTGTTCACATGTTCCAACGTTTCTCAGCGAAGTAAAAAACTTATATAACAGACCCTGTCGTGAACTAGGAACCGTAGGCTATGGTTGTGCAAGTTTCAGAATACGAGGAGCCCCCTACTTTAGAGGAGCTCATGAGATGGCTTGAGAAGCTGGAGGAGAAGGTCAGGGCGTACAGAGAGTTTAGGTTGAAGAAGCTCAGCGAGGAGAGGGCGAGGCTTGAGTCCCTCACCGCGCCGAGAAGCGACTTAGACACGTATCTGGAGAGCGTTGTGGGCCCTAAAGGTCGGGTTCACCCCTGCTACGGCGGGTTCGCGATCGAGGTCTTCAAGCCTGAGGAGTTTCCATGGTGCGTGGTCATACTGAGCCTCATAAACAACGGGTTCGAAGTGGTTTTCAGCAGAAGAGGGAACACCCCGGTCATCATAGGTAAGCCGTCGATATAAACCGGCGTATACTATTTTTTCGGATACACCGGTTAAAATCTGTCTAAGAAATTAATACAAATCCTAAGTCGTTTGCAAC
The sequence above is a segment of the Candidatus Bathyarchaeota archaeon genome. Coding sequences within it:
- a CDS encoding cation:proton antiporter encodes the protein MIDAGRILILVSSTIFLSYVSGIFYSKTKIPDIIWVLGLGILLGPVLGFFEKESFLALSPLMSVVALCIILFDTGINMDLVVLVRSMVKSIGLFLATFVGNILLTGFYLTIVMPEEFNILQAMLLGAMTGGTSTVAIYAVVDGIEKLMPKVESARAILLMESIISDPVCIIVSIAFIRVIKGLELSLLETLAGIVYILVISFLFGFTVGLIWILSLRKLRERRFNYILTVAAIFPIYFMAEQYIGEGGGAVAVMAFGLAMANFKYIMERFGLAGDVSVVILSLDKDRIRQFHEEITFFIKSFFFVYIGLIVELSAKYMLVGLGIVALSAVLRYGVATAVGRLLKFSKEELVLSRFIFANGLPALVMSQLPMIFDPARQFFPHPEIYPDLCMPVVLGTVLYGALVGPLVAKRRLMKHEAEDVDLSPTDTPTGSQA